From the genome of Apodemus sylvaticus chromosome 3, mApoSyl1.1, whole genome shotgun sequence, one region includes:
- the LOC127679997 gene encoding Kruppel-like factor 18 translates to MEMAENTVASQPGSWNTQPSPMESSQLISGQSSDMPTWKQTVMASTSCSNQDAACTLSSTAHLGEANDFLFGEPSETSFWYQQVVSAEQKISPAGPQHMQLNSTPKTCLSHSQKRAELDTRDTFYNEGYWKRTMNSDKTLLFTNTEMCLNPRINFGNHQKVLSGSHALQDPNVDHSLASKHDQIFSGEHEMPFHGNQTNYNQVTPRNGGHLTLYGNQMTSPSYTQALYPNQIITSFSEQNRFRNHQESPVADNEYYGDQMILPNGNQVFSEPQMRINCDQTNDQMKSYSVQNVSKDQENLLSGEHSLRKTLQLPTQAKAQWGVNHQVSISIAGQSFYEFQKETSSFDTTLHGYKRTTYSPEENLASHSETSPSSEEIFYLGQIKTSFDENVCPSQNGTPNLEGSLDWQVTSLSPQASYVDENPYPSSSPLVQRQPQENSSASSLVQVQHAEMKLDTKTKSPVSRKNPHPLKSFACTYQDCQKSYKKSHHLKNHMKKHTRQKDYACDEPGCKWKFFRSEDLKRHKQKHSGERPYPCDMCNKSYSRPDYLKKHQRIHLQTSPTTAT, encoded by the exons ATGGAGATGGCAGAAAACACAGTTGCTTCCCAGCCAGGATCCTGGAATACCCAACCTTCCCCTATGGAGTCCAGCCAGCTTATTTCAGGTCAGAGCTCAGATATGCCTACCTGGAAACAAACAGTGATGGCATCAACATCCTGTAGCAACCAAGATGCAGCCTGTACTCTGAGTTCAACAGCACACCTGGGAGAAGCCAATGATTTCCTGTTTGGAGAGCCAAGTGAGACCTCTTTTTGGTACCAGCAAGTTGTGTCTGCTGAGCAGAAAATCTCCCCTGCAGGCCCTCAGCACATGCAGCTCAACAGCACCCCGAAGACATGCCTTTCTCATTCCCAGAAGAGAGCAGAACTTGACACCAGGGATACTTTCTACAATGAAGGCTACTGGAAGAGGACAATGAACTCTGACAAGACTCTCTTGttcacaaatacagaaatgtgtTTGAATCCCAGGATTAACTTTGGTAATCATCAAAAGGTGCTTTCAGGAAGTCATGCTCTCCAGGACCCAAATGTAGATCACTCCCTTGCTTCTAAACATGACCAGATTTTCAGTGGTGAACATGAGATGCCTTTCCATGGTAACCAGACCAACTACAATCAGGTGACACCAAGGAATGGAGGGCATCTGACTCTCTATGGGAATCAGATGACATCACCCAGTTATACACAGGCCCTTTATCCCAATCAAATCATAACATCCTTTTCTGAACAGAATCGTTTTAGGAATCACCAGGAGAGCCCAGTAGCTGACAATGAATACTATGGAGATCAGATGATACTGCCAAATGGAAACCAGGTattctctgagcctcagatgagaattaACTGTGACCAAACAAATGACCAAATGAAATCCTACAGTGTTCAGAATGTCTCCAAAGATCAAGAGAATCTCCTCAGTGGTGAGCACTCCCTCAGGAAAACTCTTCAGCTTCCA ACACAAGCAAAAGCACAGTGGGGAGTGAATCACCAGGTATCAATTTCAATTGCTGGCCAgtctttctatgagtttcagaaaGAGACTTCCAGTTTTGACACAACTCTTCATGGGTATAAGAGGACAACATACAGTCCAGAAGAGAACCTGGCTAGCCATTCAGAGACAAGTCCCAGTTCTGAAGAGATATTCTATTTGGGTCAGATAAAGACCTCTTTTGATGAAAATGTCTGCCCAAGTCAGAATGGAACACCCAATCTGGAAGGAAGCCTTGATTGGCAGGTGACTTCACTTAGTCCCCAAGCCTCATATGTGGATGAAAACCCTTATCCTTCAAGTTCCCCTTTGGTCCAAAGACAACCTCAGGAAAACTCTTCAGCTTCCAGTTTGGTCCAGGTACAACATGCAGAGATGAAGttagacaccaagaccaagagcCCAGTGTCCCGGAAGAACCctcatcctttgaagagcttcgcCTGTACCTACCAGGATTGTCAGAAATCATACAAAAAGTCTCACCACCTCAAAAACcacatgaagaaacacacacGTCAGAAGGATTATGCCTGTGATGAGCCTGGATGCAAATGGAAATTCTTCCGCTCAGAAGATCTCAAGAGACACAAGCAAAAGCACAGTGGGGAGAGGCCCTACCCCTGTGACATGTGCAACAAAAGCTATTCCAGACCCGATTATCTCAAAAAGCATCAGAGGATCCATCTTCAAACATCACCCACTACTGCAACCTGA